Proteins from a single region of Flavobacterium sp. YJ01:
- a CDS encoding YceI family protein: protein MNKIITMPMLLASFIVFSQEKIITKSAAITLEASVPSFQPVVGTNSSVTFVLNPVTGEVASLALMKGFQFEMALMEEHFNENYMETDKYPKAVFRGQIEGFDIRSLTEDYKDYTIKGKLEVHGKSKDINADAKITRSGSRVTFISDFEVNASDFNIPIPALIKYKLDNKVKIQIIAVLK, encoded by the coding sequence ATGAATAAAATCATAACAATGCCAATGCTATTGGCTTCTTTTATTGTTTTTTCACAGGAAAAAATAATAACCAAATCAGCAGCAATAACCCTTGAAGCTTCCGTTCCTTCTTTTCAGCCTGTTGTTGGAACTAACAGCAGCGTAACTTTTGTTTTAAATCCCGTAACAGGAGAAGTGGCAAGTCTTGCATTAATGAAAGGATTCCAGTTTGAAATGGCCTTAATGGAAGAACATTTTAATGAAAATTACATGGAAACCGATAAGTATCCAAAAGCAGTTTTCAGGGGACAAATTGAAGGTTTCGACATTAGAAGTCTAACAGAAGATTATAAAGATTATACCATAAAAGGAAAATTAGAAGTGCATGGAAAATCCAAGGATATAAATGCGGATGCAAAAATTACAAGATCAGGTTCCAGAGTCACCTTTATATCTGATTTTGAAGTGAATGCAAGTGATTTCAATATTCCAATTCCAGCGCTTATTAAATATAAACTGGATAATAAAGTCAAAATTCAAATTATTGCAGTTTTAAAATAA
- a CDS encoding YceI family protein, producing MKKTILITMLCVCAIGVSQEKMVSKSAKVTFEASVPSFEEVKAVNKNVTFVLNPATGEIASLALMKGFQFKVALMEEHFNENYIESDQYPKAVFKGKIEGFDLQSLSASAKDFIIKGKLELHGKSRDINTTAKISRPLSGVSISCNFSVNASDFNIEIPNLVKNKLSNKINIQIAAFLETNRQ from the coding sequence ATGAAAAAAACGATACTTATTACAATGCTGTGTGTCTGCGCTATCGGTGTATCACAAGAAAAAATGGTCAGTAAATCGGCAAAAGTTACTTTTGAAGCTTCCGTTCCTTCTTTTGAAGAAGTTAAAGCAGTAAATAAGAATGTTACTTTTGTTTTGAATCCAGCAACAGGAGAGATTGCAAGTTTAGCCCTTATGAAAGGTTTCCAGTTTAAGGTAGCTTTAATGGAAGAACACTTTAATGAAAATTACATCGAAAGCGACCAATATCCGAAAGCCGTATTTAAAGGAAAGATAGAAGGATTTGATCTTCAAAGCCTAAGCGCAAGTGCTAAGGATTTTATCATTAAAGGCAAATTAGAACTTCACGGTAAATCCAGGGATATAAATACTACTGCAAAGATAAGCAGACCACTATCAGGGGTCAGTATTTCATGTAATTTCAGCGTAAATGCCAGTGATTTTAATATTGAAATCCCAAATTTGGTTAAAAACAAGCTTTCCAATAAAATAAATATCCAGATTGCCGCATTCTTAGAAACCAATAGACAATAA
- a CDS encoding AraC family transcriptional regulator, with amino-acid sequence MKMEEEIKIEDGLTLIRFQNDSSESFLAQHEIGAGLIQFHFGLKGNAFFFSSQDNCTLELKEEKSLILCNLQYQSLLKLELSPNSWVISVIVSINKFHSLFSVQADYISILSPDKKKKKYYTEANISPAMAVVLSQLFHYSLHPSLKNLYYKGKGYELLSLYFSKMEDPNAVQCPFLIDDDNVLKIKKAREILIANMAEPPGLQQLADEIGLNMKKLKIGFKQIYGDTVYGFLFDYKMDFALKLLDSGSYNVNEVGLKIGYSTGSHFIAGFKKKFSTTPKRYLMSINTNHKNSIAFID; translated from the coding sequence ATAAAAATGGAGGAAGAAATAAAAATTGAGGACGGTCTTACCCTTATCCGGTTTCAGAACGACAGTTCAGAATCTTTTTTGGCACAGCACGAAATAGGTGCCGGCCTGATACAGTTTCATTTCGGACTAAAAGGCAATGCATTTTTTTTTTCCAGTCAGGATAATTGCACTTTAGAATTGAAAGAGGAAAAATCACTGATTTTGTGCAATCTGCAGTATCAGTCATTGCTTAAGTTAGAACTTTCTCCAAATTCATGGGTTATTTCTGTTATTGTTTCGATTAATAAATTTCACTCGTTATTTTCCGTTCAGGCAGATTATATTTCTATTTTAAGCCCCGATAAGAAGAAAAAAAAGTATTATACCGAAGCGAACATCAGTCCTGCTATGGCTGTTGTTTTGAGCCAGCTGTTTCATTACAGCCTTCATCCTTCCCTAAAGAACCTTTATTATAAAGGAAAAGGATATGAATTATTGAGTCTGTATTTCAGTAAAATGGAAGATCCAAACGCAGTGCAATGTCCATTTTTGATTGATGATGATAACGTACTGAAAATCAAAAAAGCCAGAGAAATACTTATCGCCAATATGGCCGAACCGCCAGGACTGCAGCAGCTGGCAGATGAAATTGGACTGAATATGAAAAAATTAAAAATAGGTTTCAAACAAATTTACGGCGATACTGTTTATGGTTTTCTGTTTGACTACAAAATGGATTTTGCACTAAAACTATTGGACAGCGGTTCTTACAATGTAAATGAAGTCGGCTTGAAAATAGGATACAGCACCGGAAGCCATTTTATTGCGGGATTTAAAAAGAAATTTTCCACAACCCCAAAAAGATATCTGATGTCCATTAATACCAATCATAAAAACAGTATCGCTTTTATAGATTAG
- the hemH gene encoding ferrochelatase, which yields MKGVLLVNLGSPESSAPKDVKPYLDEFLMDKYVIDVPYLLRALLVRGIILRKRPEESAHAYAKIWWEEGSPLVVLSERMQKKLQPLVNVPVSLAMRYGSMTIEKGLQELSDKGVKDVMLFPLYPQYAMASTLTILVKAEEIRKKKFPHMTFTDVPAFYNKPDYIKNLADSIQKHVVGFEYDHLLFSYHGIPERHIRKTDVTKSHCKIDGSCCTTPSPAHEFCYRHQCYETTRQVVKLLGLSEDQYSLTFQSRLAGDKWLEPYTDVEIDNMSAKGIKKLAVVTPAFVSDCLETLEEIAMRAKEDFEAKGGEEFLAIPCLNDDDKWCRTVSKWIRDWSE from the coding sequence ATGAAAGGAGTATTATTAGTAAATTTAGGATCTCCCGAAAGTTCCGCGCCAAAAGATGTCAAACCGTATTTAGATGAATTTCTAATGGATAAATATGTGATCGATGTTCCGTATTTATTAAGAGCTTTACTAGTTCGCGGCATTATTTTAAGAAAAAGACCAGAAGAATCTGCGCACGCTTACGCAAAAATCTGGTGGGAAGAAGGTTCTCCATTGGTTGTTCTTTCAGAAAGAATGCAGAAAAAACTACAGCCTTTAGTAAATGTTCCCGTTTCCTTAGCAATGCGTTACGGAAGCATGACCATAGAAAAAGGGCTTCAGGAATTGAGCGATAAAGGAGTTAAAGATGTAATGCTTTTCCCACTGTATCCACAATATGCGATGGCTTCGACTTTGACTATTTTGGTAAAGGCTGAAGAAATTCGCAAGAAGAAATTCCCGCACATGACATTTACTGATGTTCCGGCATTTTATAATAAACCAGATTACATCAAGAATTTGGCCGATTCAATTCAGAAACATGTAGTTGGTTTTGAATATGATCATTTGTTGTTCTCGTATCACGGAATTCCAGAACGTCATATCCGCAAAACCGACGTAACAAAATCGCATTGTAAAATTGACGGATCCTGCTGCACCACGCCATCTCCGGCGCACGAATTCTGCTATCGCCACCAATGTTATGAAACTACAAGACAAGTCGTTAAATTATTAGGTCTTTCCGAAGATCAATACAGTCTGACATTTCAATCGCGTTTAGCAGGAGATAAATGGTTAGAACCTTATACAGATGTTGAAATTGATAACATGTCGGCAAAAGGAATCAAGAAATTGGCAGTTGTTACTCCGGCTTTTGTTTCAGACTGTTTAGAAACACTCGAAGAAATCGCTATGCGTGCCAAAGAAGATTTTGAAGCAAAAGGAGGAGAAGAGTTTTTGGCAATTCCATGTTTGAATGACGACGACAAATGGTGCCGGACAGTGAGTAAATGGATTAGGGACTGGTCAGAATAA
- a CDS encoding D-alanine--D-alanine ligase translates to MKLFFHKVTNWEYWPFQVLYFPIYFLWAYYAVKARSLFFFNASNPKIKNGGFMMESKKQIYDLLPIKHYPKTIIIRENSDFKEILNLVQENEINFPLIAKPDIGLRGSGVKKIKSISELAAYAGKANFDFLLQDLISFEKEVGIFYVRRPFQKNGKITGIVSKEFLTVTGDGKSTIEDLIKENPRFELQMDALKKEYGKQLQQILPQDETLNLVPFGNHARGAKFLDGSEWITPELTETINRIAVQIPEFYFGRFDIMYNTFEELEQGKNFQIVELNGAASEPTHIYDPKHSLWFAWNELARHITYMYEISTQNHRRGVPYLDYKTGIKEYRLHVRHNSKIINF, encoded by the coding sequence ATGAAGTTATTTTTTCATAAAGTCACCAATTGGGAATACTGGCCGTTTCAGGTTTTATATTTTCCTATTTATTTTCTTTGGGCCTATTATGCTGTAAAAGCCAGATCTCTTTTTTTCTTTAATGCTTCTAATCCCAAGATTAAAAATGGCGGGTTTATGATGGAAAGCAAAAAACAGATTTACGATCTGCTGCCTATAAAACACTATCCGAAAACCATTATAATTCGCGAGAATTCTGATTTCAAAGAGATCCTAAATCTAGTGCAGGAAAATGAAATTAATTTTCCGTTAATCGCAAAACCCGACATTGGACTGCGGGGCTCTGGTGTAAAAAAAATCAAATCAATTTCTGAGCTGGCTGCTTATGCGGGTAAAGCAAATTTTGATTTTTTACTGCAGGATCTCATTTCGTTTGAAAAAGAAGTAGGCATTTTTTATGTTCGCCGTCCGTTTCAGAAAAACGGAAAAATCACAGGAATTGTTTCTAAAGAATTTTTGACTGTGACGGGAGACGGTAAGTCTACCATTGAAGATTTAATTAAAGAGAATCCAAGATTTGAACTGCAAATGGATGCTTTAAAAAAAGAATATGGAAAACAGCTGCAGCAGATTTTACCGCAGGATGAAACATTGAATTTGGTTCCGTTCGGCAATCATGCGCGCGGAGCAAAATTTCTTGACGGCAGCGAGTGGATAACGCCGGAATTAACCGAGACAATTAACAGGATTGCTGTTCAGATTCCGGAATTCTATTTCGGACGTTTTGATATCATGTATAATACTTTCGAAGAATTGGAGCAGGGAAAAAATTTTCAGATAGTCGAACTAAACGGTGCGGCAAGCGAACCTACTCATATTTATGATCCCAAACATTCCCTATGGTTCGCATGGAATGAACTCGCCAGACATATTACCTATATGTATGAAATAAGTACGCAAAACCATAGAAGGGGAGTACCCTATCTGGATTATAAAACAGGCATCAAAGAATATAGGCTGCATGTAAGACACAACAGTAAAATTATAAATTTTTAA
- a CDS encoding NRDE family protein: MCTVSFVNNKGAAIITSNRDEKVVRPGAVEPRNYSHKGKNIMYPKDSKAGGTWFAIDENGTVAVLLNGGITKHTPILPFRKSRGLIVLEIIENDSPKDFWNQINLENIEPFTLVLYQQKSLYELIWDGAAKRTSKLDETQSYIWSSVTLYPEEVRKKRSDWFFEFIKDKNEISAPDMLDFHKNTHSDDAQNGLIINRENIMKTLSVTQAVTEQNKGIMKYYDLVKTKDFSASFIQI; this comes from the coding sequence ATGTGCACAGTAAGTTTTGTAAACAATAAAGGGGCTGCCATTATTACCTCAAACCGGGATGAAAAAGTAGTTCGGCCCGGGGCAGTTGAGCCACGAAATTACAGTCACAAAGGAAAAAATATTATGTATCCGAAAGATTCAAAAGCCGGAGGAACCTGGTTTGCCATTGATGAAAACGGAACGGTCGCAGTTTTGTTAAATGGCGGAATTACAAAACACACACCAATTCTTCCGTTTCGAAAAAGCCGCGGATTAATTGTGCTGGAAATTATCGAAAATGATTCGCCCAAAGACTTTTGGAATCAGATTAATCTCGAAAATATAGAACCTTTTACGCTGGTTTTGTATCAGCAGAAAAGTTTATACGAACTGATCTGGGATGGTGCCGCTAAAAGAACATCAAAGCTGGATGAAACGCAGAGTTACATTTGGTCGTCGGTTACTTTATATCCTGAAGAAGTTAGAAAAAAACGATCTGATTGGTTTTTTGAATTCATCAAAGACAAAAATGAAATCTCGGCTCCGGATATGCTCGATTTTCATAAAAACACTCATAGTGATGATGCGCAAAACGGTTTAATCATCAACAGAGAAAATATAATGAAAACCTTAAGTGTAACTCAAGCGGTAACAGAGCAGAATAAAGGAATTATGAAATATTATGATTTAGTTAAAACCAAAGATTTTTCGGCCTCTTTCATTCAAATTTAA